A region of Leclercia adecarboxylata DNA encodes the following proteins:
- a CDS encoding MFS transporter, with product MYYLKNTNFWMFGLFFFFYFFIMGAYFPFFPIWLHDINHISKSDTGIIFAAISLFSLLFQPLFGLLSDKLGLRKYLLWIITGMLVMFAPFFIFIFGPLLQYNILVGSIVGGIYLGFCFNAGAPAVEAFIEKVSRRSNFEYGRARMFGCVGWALCASIVGIMFTINNQFVFWLGSGCAFILAVLLFFAKTDAPSSATVANAVGANHSAFSLKLALELFRQPKLWFLSLYVIGVSCTYDVFDQQFANFFTSFFATGEQGTRVFGYVTTMGELLNASIMFFAPLIINRIGGKNALLLAGTIMSVRIIGSSFATSALEVVILKTLHMFEVPFLLVGCFKYITSQFEVRFSATIYLVCFCFFKQLAMILCLFWRAICMVSAWRPVLGLVALGFTISVFTLSGPGPLLCCVAVNEVA from the coding sequence ATGTACTATTTAAAAAACACAAACTTTTGGATGTTCGGTTTATTCTTTTTCTTTTACTTTTTTATCATGGGAGCCTACTTCCCGTTTTTCCCGATTTGGCTACATGACATCAACCATATCAGCAAAAGTGATACGGGTATTATTTTTGCCGCTATTTCTCTGTTCTCGCTATTATTCCAACCGCTGTTTGGTCTGCTTTCTGACAAACTCGGGCTGCGCAAATACCTGCTGTGGATTATTACCGGCATGTTAGTGATGTTTGCGCCGTTCTTTATTTTTATCTTCGGGCCACTGTTACAATACAACATTTTAGTAGGATCGATTGTTGGTGGTATTTATCTAGGCTTTTGTTTTAACGCCGGTGCGCCAGCAGTAGAGGCATTTATCGAGAAAGTCAGCCGTCGCAGTAATTTCGAATATGGTCGCGCGCGGATGTTTGGCTGTGTTGGCTGGGCGCTGTGTGCCTCGATTGTCGGCATCATGTTCACCATCAATAATCAGTTTGTTTTCTGGCTGGGTTCTGGCTGTGCATTCATCCTCGCCGTTTTACTCTTTTTCGCCAAAACGGATGCGCCCTCTTCTGCCACGGTTGCCAATGCGGTAGGTGCCAACCATTCGGCATTTAGCCTTAAGCTGGCGCTGGAACTGTTCAGACAGCCAAAACTGTGGTTTTTGTCACTGTATGTTATTGGCGTTTCCTGCACCTACGATGTTTTTGACCAACAGTTTGCTAATTTCTTTACTTCGTTCTTTGCTACCGGTGAACAGGGTACGCGGGTATTTGGCTACGTAACGACAATGGGCGAATTACTTAACGCCTCGATTATGTTTTTTGCGCCACTGATCATTAATCGCATCGGTGGGAAAAACGCCCTGCTGCTGGCTGGCACTATTATGTCAGTACGTATTATTGGCTCATCGTTCGCTACCTCAGCACTGGAAGTGGTTATTCTGAAAACGCTGCATATGTTTGAAGTACCGTTCCTGCTGGTGGGCTGCTTTAAATATATTACCAGCCAGTTTGAAGTGCGTTTTTCAGCGACGATTTATCTGGTCTGTTTCTGCTTCTTTAAGCAACTGGCGATGATTTTATGTCTATTCTGGCGGGCAATATGTATGGTTTCGGCGTGGCGCCCGGTGCTGGGTCTGGTGGCGCTGGGCTTCACCATTTCCGTGTTCACGCTTAGCGGCCCCGGCCCACTTCTCTGCTGCGTCGCCGTGAATGAAGTCGCTTAA
- the plsC gene encoding 1-acylglycerol-3-phosphate O-acyltransferase produces the protein MLLIVRAIIAVIYCILVCIFGSVYCLFSPRNPKHVATFGHMFARLGPLFGLKVETRLPEGAESYGNAIYIGNHQNNYDMVTAAKIVQPPTVTVGKKSLLWIPFFGQLYWLTGNLLIDRNNRAKAHGTIAEVVNHFKKRKISIWMFPEGTRSRGRGLLPFKTGAFHAAIAAGVPIIPVCVSNTSNKINLNRLRNGLVIVEMLPPVDVSKYGKDQVRELAAHCRELMLNKIAELDKEVAEREAAGKV, from the coding sequence ATGCTATTAATTGTTCGTGCCATTATTGCCGTTATCTACTGCATTCTGGTCTGTATCTTCGGCTCTGTTTACTGCCTGTTCAGCCCGCGTAATCCAAAGCACGTTGCCACCTTTGGCCACATGTTTGCCCGTCTGGGGCCGCTGTTTGGCCTGAAAGTCGAGACCCGTCTGCCGGAAGGGGCAGAGAGCTATGGCAACGCTATCTATATCGGTAACCATCAGAATAACTACGACATGGTCACCGCGGCGAAAATCGTGCAGCCGCCAACCGTTACCGTGGGCAAAAAAAGCCTGCTGTGGATCCCGTTCTTCGGCCAGCTCTACTGGCTGACCGGCAACCTGCTGATTGACCGTAACAACCGCGCCAAAGCGCATGGCACCATTGCCGAAGTGGTGAACCACTTCAAAAAGCGCAAAATCTCCATCTGGATGTTCCCGGAAGGGACCCGCAGCCGGGGTCGCGGCCTGCTGCCGTTCAAAACTGGCGCGTTTCATGCCGCAATTGCGGCAGGCGTTCCGATTATTCCAGTGTGTGTTTCCAATACATCGAATAAGATAAACCTCAACCGTCTGCGTAACGGTCTGGTGATTGTCGAGATGCTGCCGCCAGTGGATGTCAGTAAATATGGCAAAGATCAGGTGCGCGAGCTGGCGGCACATTGCCGCGAATTAATGCTGAATAAAATCGCTGAGCTCGATAAAGAAGTCGCCGAGCGCGAAGCCGCTGGCAAGGTTTAA
- a CDS encoding zinc-binding dehydrogenase, whose amino-acid sequence MAIYGAGPVGLMAAHSAIIKGASQVFVVDTHTDRLALAEKMGATGINATGDEAVQKILDLTDGRGTDCGCECVGYQCCNKHGHEDNSVTMNSLVASTKATGGIGVVGVFIPQDPGAESELAREGKMPFDFGSFWFKGQAIRTGQANVKAYNRQLSRLIHHDKASPGKIISHRLSLEEAPAGYKHFDERDEGWTKVILKP is encoded by the coding sequence GTGGCCATTTATGGCGCGGGGCCGGTCGGTTTGATGGCAGCTCATTCGGCGATCATTAAAGGTGCTTCACAGGTGTTTGTGGTTGATACGCACACAGACCGGTTGGCTCTGGCTGAAAAAATGGGGGCGACGGGCATCAATGCTACTGGCGATGAAGCTGTACAAAAAATTCTCGACCTGACGGATGGACGCGGTACGGATTGTGGCTGCGAATGTGTTGGCTATCAGTGCTGTAACAAACATGGCCATGAAGATAACTCTGTCACCATGAACAGTCTTGTTGCGTCGACGAAAGCAACCGGGGGAATTGGTGTGGTTGGCGTCTTTATTCCTCAGGATCCGGGGGCTGAATCGGAGCTTGCCAGAGAGGGTAAGATGCCATTTGATTTTGGGAGTTTCTGGTTTAAAGGACAGGCAATCCGTACCGGCCAGGCGAACGTTAAGGCCTATAACCGTCAGCTGTCTCGCCTCATCCATCACGATAAAGCCAGTCCGGGCAAAATAATTTCTCATCGTCTTTCGCTTGAAGAGGCTCCTGCCGGATATAAGCACTTCGATGAGCGGGATGAAGGATGGACGAAGGTTATCCTTAAGCCTTAA
- a CDS encoding IS1 family transposase, whose protein sequence is MPGNRPHYGRWPQHDFTSLKKLRPQSVTSRIQPGSDVIVCAEMDEQWGYVGAKSRQRWLFTRMTGSGRRFAHVFGERTMATLGRLMSLLSPFDVVIWMTDGWPLYESRLKGKLHVISKRYTQRIERHNLNLRQHLARLGRKSLSLTKSVELHDKVIGHYLNIKHYQ, encoded by the coding sequence ATGCCGGGCAACCGCCCGCATTATGGGCGTTGGCCTCAACACGATTTTACGTCACTTAAAAAACTCAGGCCGCAGTCGGTAACCTCGCGCATACAGCCGGGCAGTGACGTCATCGTCTGCGCGGAAATGGACGAACAGTGGGGATACGTCGGGGCTAAATCGCGCCAGCGCTGGCTGTTTACGCGTATGACAGGCTCCGGAAGACGGTTTGCGCACGTATTCGGTGAACGCACTATGGCGACGCTGGGGCGTCTTATGAGCCTGCTGTCACCCTTTGACGTGGTGATATGGATGACGGATGGCTGGCCGCTGTATGAATCCCGCCTGAAGGGAAAGCTGCACGTAATCAGCAAGCGATATACGCAGCGAATTGAGCGGCATAACCTGAATCTGAGGCAGCACCTGGCACGGCTGGGACGGAAGTCGCTGTCGCTCACAAAATCGGTGGAGCTGCATGACAAAGTCATCGGGCATTATCTGAACATAAAACACTATCAATAA
- the tnpB gene encoding IS66 family insertion sequence element accessory protein TnpB (TnpB, as the term is used for proteins encoded by IS66 family insertion elements, is considered an accessory protein, since TnpC, encoded by a neighboring gene, is a DDE family transposase.): MRKSFNGLGELVQHVLDDNPFSGLFIFRGRKGVRILWADADGLCLFTKRLEEGQFVWPAVRDGKIAITRSQLAMLLDKLDWRKPKTARLNSLTML; this comes from the coding sequence ATGCGTAAGTCCTTCAATGGTCTGGGCGAACTGGTCCAGCATGTTCTTGATGACAATCCGTTCTCCGGCCTGTTTATCTTCCGTGGTCGTAAAGGTGTGAGGATCCTCTGGGCTGATGCTGACGGTCTGTGTCTGTTTACCAAACGTCTGGAAGAGGGACAGTTCGTCTGGCCTGCTGTACGCGACGGCAAAATCGCCATCACCCGCTCACAACTCGCCATGCTCCTCGATAAGCTGGACTGGCGGAAACCTAAAACTGCACGCCTTAACTCACTGACGATGTTGTAA
- a CDS encoding IS1-like element transposase, protein MASVSISCPSCSATDGVVRNGKSTAGHQRYLCSHCRKTWQLQFTYTASQPGTHQKIIDMAMNGVGCRATARIMGVGLNTILRHLKNSGRSR, encoded by the coding sequence GTGGCTTCTGTTTCTATCAGCTGTCCCTCCTGTTCAGCTACTGACGGGGTGGTGCGTAACGGCAAAAGCACCGCCGGACATCAGCGCTATCTCTGCTCTCACTGCCGTAAAACATGGCAACTGCAGTTCACTTACACCGCTTCTCAACCCGGTACGCACCAGAAAATCATTGATATGGCCATGAATGGCGTTGGATGCCGGGCAACCGCCCGCATTATGGGCGTTGGCCTCAACACGATTTTACGTCACTTAAAAAACTCAGGCCGCAGTCGGTAA
- a CDS encoding alcohol dehydrogenase catalytic domain-containing protein, with protein MVEIGSGVERIKVGDYVCLPFNVGCGFCENCEKGLTGFCLTTNPGSAGAAYGFAEMGPWEGGQAELLRVPFADFNCLVLPPDAAEKEDDYVMLSDIFLPAGMQHLPD; from the coding sequence GTGGTCGAAATTGGCTCAGGCGTTGAACGTATTAAGGTGGGCGACTATGTTTGTCTGCCGTTTAACGTGGGATGTGGTTTTTGCGAAAACTGTGAAAAAGGTCTGACCGGCTTTTGTCTCACTACCAATCCGGGTTCGGCAGGCGCAGCTTATGGTTTTGCTGAAATGGGTCCCTGGGAGGGGGGGCAGGCGGAACTGCTTCGGGTGCCATTTGCCGACTTTAACTGCCTTGTTCTTCCCCCTGATGCGGCAGAAAAAGAAGATGATTATGTGATGCTCTCTGACATTTTCCTACCGGCTGGCATGCAACACTTGCCGGATTGA
- a CDS encoding helix-turn-helix transcriptional regulator has protein sequence MNNQFPIKTLNQLRPVLIGFRKIKGFTQKDVSERLGVTQQTYARLEANPASASIDRLYKVFSILGVEITLSSISPSPFISHTEMRGAFDSTPARREKW, from the coding sequence ATGAATAATCAGTTCCCGATAAAAACGCTGAACCAGCTCAGACCTGTGCTAATCGGGTTTCGCAAAATCAAGGGCTTCACGCAAAAAGATGTGTCTGAGAGGCTTGGCGTAACGCAGCAAACCTATGCCCGCCTGGAAGCAAACCCTGCTAGCGCCAGTATTGATCGTCTGTACAAGGTATTCAGTATTCTGGGCGTAGAAATAACGCTGTCATCTATTTCCCCTTCACCCTTCATTTCCCACACAGAGATGAGGGGGGCATTTGACAGCACTCCCGCCAGACGGGAGAAATGGTGA
- a CDS encoding P-loop NTPase fold protein: protein MTLRLQTESPADQDMFRGSSHEKVAENVAQIIRTPDVNIIGLEGELGSGKSTILKFLQKKLKDDFTFINFDAERYHHGSTKKALIDVIHHGVSLQCPGSRKIWLWVTSLNTTRGSAAG, encoded by the coding sequence ATGACTCTACGATTGCAGACGGAATCACCCGCTGACCAGGATATGTTTAGAGGCAGCAGTCATGAAAAAGTTGCAGAGAATGTGGCTCAGATCATCAGGACACCTGATGTCAATATTATTGGTCTGGAAGGTGAGCTGGGTTCAGGTAAGTCAACAATATTGAAGTTCCTGCAGAAAAAGCTTAAAGATGATTTTACGTTCATTAACTTTGATGCAGAACGTTACCATCATGGCTCAACTAAAAAAGCGCTTATCGATGTCATCCACCACGGGGTCAGCCTACAATGTCCGGGCTCCCGGAAAATCTGGCTCTGGGTAACATCGTTGAATACGACAAGAGGGTCAGCAGCAGGCTAA
- the ftsP gene encoding cell division protein FtsP, producing the protein MSLSRRQFIQASGIALCAGAVPLRANAAGQQPQLPIPPLLESRRGQPLFLTLQRAHWSFTQGTRASVWGINGRYLGPTVRVWSGDDVKLIYSNRLADNVAMTISGMQVPGPLLGGAPRMMSASADWAPVLPVRQRASTLWYHANTPNRTAQQVYNGLAGMWLIEDEVSKSLPIPNHYGVDDFPLIIQDKRLDNFGTPEYSEPGSGGFVGDTLLVNGAQSPYVEVSRGWVRLRLLNASNSRRYQLQMSDGRPLHVIAGDQGFLPAPVSVKQLALAPGERREILVDMTNGEEVSVTCGEAAGIVDRLRGFFEPSSILVSTLVLTLRPTGLLPLVTDTLPMRLLPEEILGGTPVRSRDISLGDDPGINGQLWDVNRIDITAQQGSWERWTVRADMPQSFHIEGVSFLIRNVNGAMPFPEDRGWKDTVWVDGQVELLVYYGQPSWPHFPFLFHSQTLEMADRGSVGQLLVNPAP; encoded by the coding sequence ATGTCACTCAGTCGCCGTCAGTTTATTCAGGCATCAGGGATCGCCCTTTGTGCAGGCGCGGTTCCGCTGAGGGCAAACGCCGCCGGGCAGCAGCCGCAGCTGCCCATCCCGCCGTTACTCGAATCCCGCCGCGGACAGCCTCTGTTCCTGACGCTGCAGCGCGCCCACTGGTCATTCACTCAGGGCACGCGGGCCTCGGTCTGGGGCATCAACGGGCGCTACCTGGGCCCGACGGTGCGCGTCTGGAGCGGCGATGACGTCAAACTGATCTACAGCAACCGCCTGGCGGATAACGTCGCCATGACCATCAGCGGTATGCAGGTGCCGGGTCCGCTGCTGGGCGGCGCCCCACGCATGATGTCCGCCAGCGCCGACTGGGCGCCGGTTCTGCCGGTCCGCCAGCGCGCCTCTACCCTCTGGTATCACGCCAATACCCCGAACCGCACCGCGCAGCAGGTCTACAACGGCCTGGCCGGGATGTGGCTAATAGAGGATGAGGTCAGCAAATCTCTGCCGATCCCCAATCATTACGGGGTCGATGACTTCCCGCTCATTATTCAGGATAAGCGTCTGGATAACTTCGGCACGCCGGAGTACAGCGAGCCGGGCAGCGGCGGTTTTGTTGGCGATACGCTGCTGGTTAACGGCGCGCAAAGCCCCTATGTCGAGGTATCCCGCGGCTGGGTGCGCCTGCGTCTGCTCAATGCCTCCAACTCCCGTCGCTATCAGCTGCAGATGAGCGATGGCCGCCCGCTGCACGTGATCGCCGGGGATCAGGGCTTTTTACCGGCACCGGTGTCGGTTAAGCAGCTGGCGCTGGCCCCGGGCGAGCGGCGCGAAATCCTCGTGGATATGACCAACGGGGAAGAGGTGTCGGTTACCTGTGGTGAGGCGGCAGGCATCGTTGACCGCCTGCGCGGCTTCTTTGAGCCGTCGAGCATTCTGGTCTCCACCCTGGTGTTAACCCTGCGTCCAACCGGCCTGCTGCCGCTGGTCACCGATACCCTGCCGATGCGCCTGCTGCCGGAAGAGATCCTCGGCGGCACGCCGGTGCGCAGCCGGGATATCAGCCTCGGCGACGATCCGGGCATTAACGGCCAGTTGTGGGACGTGAACCGTATCGACATCACCGCCCAGCAGGGCTCCTGGGAGCGCTGGACGGTGCGCGCCGACATGCCGCAGTCGTTCCACATCGAAGGGGTGAGTTTCCTGATCCGCAACGTCAACGGCGCCATGCCGTTCCCGGAAGATCGCGGCTGGAAAGATACCGTCTGGGTCGACGGGCAGGTGGAGCTGCTGGTCTATTACGGGCAACCTTCGTGGCCGCATTTCCCGTTCCTGTTCCACAGCCAGACGCTGGAGATGGCGGATCGAGGCTCGGTGGGACAGCTGCTGGTGAACCCGGCCCCGTAA
- a CDS encoding TrkH family potassium uptake protein: protein MRRNRSSQVSQLQVVLHLCGFLVLLYSFSMLPPMAIALANKERSYLAFLSTFVTFFTLGGGTWLMTRHAGIQLRTRDGFVIIVLFWFLFSIISAMPLWMDDVQELSLADALFEGVSGITTTGATVIGDVSALPKSYLYYRAQLNFIGGLGVIVLAVAVLPFLGIGGMKLYQSEMPGPFKEERLTPRLADTSRTLWLTYLLLGLTCTLAYWLAGMSFFDALCHGLSTVSLGGFSTRSESIGFYDSHAVELVAGLFSLLSAFNFTLWYVAIARRTLKPFRRNLELKFFLVAAAIITLITAWQVWHAGMYNIPDSLVHAFFLASSMMTDNGLSTGDYAQWPAHTIFLLLLASFFGGCVGSTCGGIKALRFLIMFKQCRQELHQLGHPRALLPVRIGKSVVNERVLRSVWSFFFLYVLFTAFFIWALNLMGYDLFTSFATVAACINNMGLGFGETASTFGTLTEGAKYLMCMAMILGRLEIYPILILCSRFFWRA from the coding sequence TTGCGACGCAACCGCTCTTCTCAGGTTTCTCAGCTACAGGTCGTACTGCATCTGTGCGGATTTTTAGTATTGCTTTACAGCTTCTCGATGCTGCCGCCGATGGCCATCGCGCTGGCAAATAAAGAGCGCAGCTATCTGGCCTTTTTAAGCACCTTTGTGACCTTTTTCACCCTCGGCGGCGGCACCTGGCTGATGACCCGCCATGCCGGGATCCAGCTGCGCACCCGCGACGGGTTTGTCATTATCGTCCTGTTCTGGTTTCTCTTCTCAATAATTAGCGCCATGCCGCTGTGGATGGATGACGTTCAGGAACTGTCGCTGGCGGATGCGCTGTTTGAAGGGGTATCGGGGATCACCACCACCGGGGCGACGGTGATTGGCGACGTCAGCGCTCTGCCCAAATCGTACCTCTACTATCGCGCCCAGCTTAACTTTATCGGCGGCCTCGGAGTCATCGTGCTGGCGGTGGCGGTACTGCCGTTCCTCGGCATCGGCGGCATGAAGCTTTATCAGTCTGAAATGCCGGGGCCGTTTAAAGAGGAGCGGCTCACGCCCAGGCTGGCGGATACCTCGCGCACCCTGTGGCTCACCTATCTGCTGCTGGGGCTGACCTGCACCCTGGCCTACTGGCTGGCCGGAATGTCTTTTTTCGACGCGCTGTGTCATGGACTTTCTACCGTCTCCCTCGGCGGTTTTTCCACCCGTAGCGAAAGTATCGGCTTTTACGACAGCCATGCGGTAGAGCTGGTCGCCGGGCTGTTCTCCCTGCTCTCCGCCTTCAACTTTACCCTCTGGTATGTGGCCATTGCCCGCCGCACGCTGAAACCTTTTCGCCGCAACCTGGAGCTGAAGTTCTTTCTGGTCGCCGCCGCCATCATCACTCTGATCACCGCCTGGCAGGTGTGGCACGCAGGCATGTACAACATTCCTGACAGTCTGGTGCATGCCTTTTTCCTCGCCAGCTCGATGATGACCGATAACGGCCTGTCTACCGGCGACTATGCCCAGTGGCCCGCGCACACCATTTTCCTGCTGTTGCTGGCCAGCTTCTTCGGCGGCTGTGTCGGCTCAACCTGCGGCGGCATCAAGGCGCTGCGCTTTCTGATCATGTTCAAACAGTGCCGTCAGGAGCTGCATCAGCTCGGCCATCCGCGCGCCCTTCTGCCGGTGCGCATCGGCAAAAGCGTGGTGAACGAGCGCGTACTACGGTCTGTCTGGAGCTTCTTCTTTCTCTACGTGCTGTTCACCGCCTTTTTTATCTGGGCGCTGAATCTGATGGGGTACGATCTGTTCACCTCCTTCGCCACGGTCGCTGCCTGCATCAACAACATGGGGCTGGGGTTCGGTGAAACCGCGTCGACGTTCGGCACGCTGACGGAAGGGGCAAAATACCTGATGTGTATGGCGATGATTCTGGGGCGTCTGGAGATCTATCCGATTCTGATCCTCTGCTCGCGCTTCTTCTGGCGAGCATAG
- a CDS encoding P-loop NTPase fold protein — MTVFILLSLLSVQMLRYVLTDLNQYFTNKESLLGWLFYVEVAAFLSPAIMVAGLACLQNMEWYRKKGYSSIGDLFKRNSTDRIEETWLVNKEVGAIELAEALQGFTSKEVISHGDRFILIIDNLDRISADKVKELWSDMELIAGATHEHFRIVVPYSARQVSASLSVAGFSGREFIAKRIPVSFQVPPLISAGWQEALRQYWKETVNEDAGIACREATVLLERWKPSEYPRITPRLMKKFVNDIHILNLTVPATEDHRHILIALYLLVVRYGERDIKVLLRDPKASQTEPGIARMILTRCSR; from the coding sequence TTGACCGTTTTTATTTTACTGTCATTGCTTTCCGTGCAGATGCTTCGTTATGTGCTAACAGACCTTAATCAATATTTTACTAACAAGGAGTCATTATTAGGGTGGCTTTTTTATGTTGAGGTGGCCGCGTTTCTTTCTCCTGCCATTATGGTCGCAGGACTGGCATGCCTGCAGAACATGGAATGGTACAGAAAGAAAGGGTATTCGAGTATTGGTGATTTGTTCAAACGCAACAGTACTGACAGGATTGAAGAGACTTGGCTAGTTAATAAGGAGGTCGGAGCTATTGAGCTGGCTGAAGCTCTGCAGGGATTTACCTCCAAAGAGGTCATTTCCCATGGAGATCGCTTCATCCTTATCATTGATAATCTGGACCGAATCAGTGCAGACAAAGTGAAAGAGCTCTGGAGTGATATGGAGCTTATTGCCGGAGCCACTCATGAACACTTCAGGATAGTGGTGCCCTATTCGGCAAGACAGGTTTCAGCCTCACTTTCTGTGGCGGGTTTCAGCGGGCGTGAGTTTATTGCAAAGCGGATTCCTGTAAGTTTTCAGGTTCCTCCTCTTATTTCGGCAGGATGGCAGGAAGCGTTAAGGCAGTACTGGAAAGAAACAGTAAATGAGGATGCAGGGATAGCGTGCCGGGAAGCAACGGTGTTGCTTGAGCGCTGGAAACCCTCTGAGTATCCTCGTATCACACCGCGATTAATGAAGAAGTTTGTTAATGATATTCATATTCTGAACCTTACCGTTCCTGCAACAGAAGATCATCGCCATATTCTTATTGCTCTCTACTTACTGGTGGTCAGATACGGGGAGCGAGATATTAAAGTATTACTTCGCGATCCCAAAGCTAGTCAGACCGAACCCGGTATTGCTCGGATGATTTTGACGAGATGCTCTCGCTAA
- a CDS encoding alcohol dehydrogenase catalytic domain-containing protein has product MKAVIYNGPYDVKVKDVPDAKIVRPTDVLVRITTTNICGSDLHMYEGRTSFEQGRILGHETPG; this is encoded by the coding sequence ATGAAAGCAGTAATTTACAACGGTCCTTATGATGTAAAAGTAAAAGACGTACCGGATGCGAAAATTGTCCGCCCCACGGATGTACTCGTCCGCATCACCACCACCAACATTTGTGGGTCGGACTTGCACATGTATGAGGGCCGGACCAGCTTTGAACAGGGACGGATTCTGGGTCACGAAACACCTGGGTGA